One genomic window of Solanum stenotomum isolate F172 chromosome 9, ASM1918654v1, whole genome shotgun sequence includes the following:
- the LOC125876000 gene encoding sodium/calcium exchanger NCL-like, whose protein sequence is MKKSPNMFPKSFFTLLILFILSTAVYGGRVIVDQSSSDLVSDGVHGGGGRNSTSTGREGAIISLFAAPVEEACEQSYGFLPCTKTALGNVFLIIVYGYLMFSAATYLSSGSELLLEILGPGLIGGLFLPILGALPDAMLILVSGITGSAAEAQSQVSVGIGLLAGSTVMLLTVIWGTCCIVGKCDIENSTAVDLKDTKGLSLTGSGVATDIWTSYAAMIMAISVLPFIVVQLPQLFHSNSGRHLAVLIALIISLSLLLSYCLYQVFQPWIQTRKLAYVKHKHVISGILKHLKKHALGRLFTDHGTPNIEVLEKLFNAIDENGDGHLSHSELRALVVGIRLEEINLEEDDAIAKVLKDFDTSCDDQVDMQEFIDGVEKWLYEARSSNGSSAQAGPNTINYIDDFHEETRREHSLLGEDQSDELVEGVENPRKVAIKAALLLLLGTIIAAVFADPLVDAVNNFSSATSIPSFFISFIALPLATNSSEAVSAIIFATRKKKRSASLTFSELYGAVTMNNLLCLSVFLAIVYSRGLVWNFSSEVLVILIVCIVMGILGSIRTTFPLWTCLIAFALYPFSLALVYVLDYVFGWS, encoded by the exons ATGAAAAAATCTCCAAACATGTTTCCCAAATCCTTCTTCACTCTCCTAATCCTCTTCATTTTATCCACCGCCGTGTACGGCGGCCGTGTAATCGTCGACCAGTCATCGTCGGATCTCGTCTCCGATGGAGTTCACGGCGGCGGAGGCAGAAATAGTACTAGTACTGGTCGTGAAGGAGCAATTATCTCTCTATTTGCTGCACCAGTAGAAGAGGCGTGTGAACAGAGCTATGGTTTTTTGCCTTGCACGAAAACTGCTCTAGGAAATGTCTTCCTTATTATTGTGTATGGTTACCTTATGTTTTCGGCTGCTACTTATCTCTCCTCCGGTAGTGAGCTATTGCTTGAAATTTTGGGGCCGGGTCTAATTGGTGGACTTTTCCTGCCGATTCTCGGTGCTCTTCCTGATGCTATGCTCATTCTCG TATCCGGGATTACTGGAAGTGCTGCAGAAGCGCAGAGCCAGGTCTCTGTAGGAATAGGCTTGTTAGCTGGGTCGACAGTGATGCTTCTTACTGTGATATGGGGAACCTGTTGCATTGTTGGCAAGTGTGATATAGAAAATTCTACTGCTGTGGATTTGAAAGACACTAAAGGGCTCAGTTTGACTG GTTCTGGTGTTGCCACTGATATCTGGACAAGCTATGCTGCAATGATCATGGCCATATCTGTTCTTCCATTTATTGTTGTGCAGTTACCACAGCTCTTCCATTCAAATTCAGGAAGACATTTAGCTGTCTTGATAGCTCTTATCATATCGTTGTCGCTGCTCCTCTCTTATTGTCTTTATCAG GTCTTTCAGCCTTGGATACAAACACGAAAGCTTGCTTATGTAAAACATAAGCATGTCATATCAGGAATTTTGAAGCATTTAAAAAAGCACGCATTGGGGAGGCTTTTCACAGATCATGGAACACCAAATATAGAAGTTTTAGAAAA GCTGTTCAATGCAATTGATGAAAATGGTGATGGTCATCTTTCCCATTCTGAATTAAGAGCTCTGGTCGTAGGAATCCGTCTTGAGGAGATTAACTTAGAAGAAGATGATGCAATAGCAAAAGTACTGAAGGACTTTGATACGTCTTGTGATGATCAAGTTGATATGCAAGAATTCATTGATGGAGTTGAAAAATGGCTTTATGAAGCCAGGAGTTCTAATGGTTCTTCTGCTCAGGCTGGTCCTAATACCATCAATTACATTGATGATTTTCATGAG GAAACAAGGAGAGAgcacagtctcttgggggaggATCAAAGTGATGAACTTGTTGAGGGTGTCGAGAATCCTCGAAAAGTTGCTATAAAGGCCGCGTTACTGTTGTTGTTGGGTACCATTATTGCTGCTGTCTTTGCTGATCCTTTGGTGGATGCTGTTAATAATTTCTCCAGTGCCACAAGTATTCCATCTTTCTTCATCTCTTTCATTGCACTGCCTCTTGCCACAAACTCCAGTGAGGCAGTGTCGGCTATAATTTTTGCTACCCGGAAAAAGAAGAGATCTGCGTCATTAACATTTTCTGAG TTATATGGAGCTGTGACTATGAACAATCTCCTTTGTCTGTCAGTCTTCTTGGCTATTGTTTACAGTCGAGGATTAGTATGGAACTTCTCATCTGAAGTGTTGGTTATTCTAATTGTTTGCATTGTTATGGGAATCTTAGGGAGCATCCGCACCACCTTTCCTCTGTGGACTTGTTTGATAGCTTTTGCACTTTATCCATTCTCCCTTGCACTCGTGTATGTTCTTGACTACGTCTTTGGTTGGTCATAG
- the LOC125876591 gene encoding uncharacterized protein LOC125876591 isoform X1: MAEAIMAIEEHNNSSNSGTKKLKQKRVPQRGLGVAQLEKIRLEEQQIKDEILPSDSIVTSKDSTFRALKSSSVLKNCDFRLNSSKPFVDNLSPKKGLESTKQVNVSEGYDDDCSTLCSGKFNSEKDHQDEKLYHHGVVIQSPIFALPQYQQPVCSSSMVNISSGISSSSVTNYQMEPPSNQSYHGYNYLPLWPDEVKRVGIKRPYTFPPEFPPVPTFHCKFPPRYDAPMCTANSDSRTYLKREVPLKSRNVVRQNRALNGDFLTLAPPTAVGAVNQQVFPNLSPQNIELFKFETLPFQEVPEEPSTRSSLNRSVQQRIYRFFPPPNVQIGQPGNTHGEVGGKVDLNLKL, encoded by the exons atggctGAGGCAATAATGGCAATAGAAGAACATAACAATAGTAGTAATAGTGGTACTAAAAAGTTGAAGCAAAAAAGAGTTCCACAAAGAGGATTAGGTGTTGCACAACTTGAGAAGATTAGATTAGAGGAACaacaaataaaagatgaaattttgCCATCAGATTCAATTGTTACATCAAAAGATTCAACTTTTAGGGCTTTAAAATCATCATCAGttttgaaaaattgtgactttagACTAAATTCATCAAAACCATTTGTTGATAATTTGAGTCCAAAAAAGGGTTTGGAATCTACAAAACAAGTGAATGTGAGTGAAGGGTATGATGATGATTGCTCTACATTATGTAGTGGAAAGTTTAATTCTGAGAAAGATCATCAAGATGAGAAGTTGTATCATCATGGTGTTGTTATTCAATCCCCGATTTTCGCCTTGCCACAATATCAACAACCTGTTTGTTCTTCATCAATG GTGAATATCTCATCAGGGATATCATCATCATCTGTTACAAATTATCAGATGGAGCCCCCTTCAAACCAAAGTTACCATGGCTATAATTATTTACCTCTATGGCCAGATGAAGTGAAG AGGGTTGGCATAAAAAGACCATATACATTCCCTCCAGAGTTCCCTCCTGTCCCAACATTTCACTGCAAATTTCCTCCACGCTATGATGCCCCTATGTGCACAGCAAATTCAGACTCAAGAACTTATCTTAAAAG AGAAGTTCCTTTAAAATCAAGGAATGTTGTTAGACAAAATAGAGCTCTCAATGGAGATTTTCTCACATTGGCTCCTCCTACAGCTGTTGGTGCAGTAAATCAGCAAGTTTTTCCTAATTTATCCCCTCAGAATATCGAGCTGTTTAAATTCGAGACTCTACCCTTTCAA GAAGTTCCTGAAGAGCCTAGCACTAGGTCAAGCCTAAACAGATCAGTTCAACAACGCATTTACAGATTCTTCCCACCTCCGAACGTGCAAATTGGCCAACCAGGAAACACTCATGGTGAAGTAGGAGGAAAAGTTGATCTCAATCTGAAGCTATAG
- the LOC125876591 gene encoding uncharacterized protein LOC125876591 isoform X2: MAIEEHNNSSNSGTKKLKQKRVPQRGLGVAQLEKIRLEEQQIKDEILPSDSIVTSKDSTFRALKSSSVLKNCDFRLNSSKPFVDNLSPKKGLESTKQVNVSEGYDDDCSTLCSGKFNSEKDHQDEKLYHHGVVIQSPIFALPQYQQPVCSSSMVNISSGISSSSVTNYQMEPPSNQSYHGYNYLPLWPDEVKRVGIKRPYTFPPEFPPVPTFHCKFPPRYDAPMCTANSDSRTYLKREVPLKSRNVVRQNRALNGDFLTLAPPTAVGAVNQQVFPNLSPQNIELFKFETLPFQFLKSLALGQA, encoded by the exons ATGGCAATAGAAGAACATAACAATAGTAGTAATAGTGGTACTAAAAAGTTGAAGCAAAAAAGAGTTCCACAAAGAGGATTAGGTGTTGCACAACTTGAGAAGATTAGATTAGAGGAACaacaaataaaagatgaaattttgCCATCAGATTCAATTGTTACATCAAAAGATTCAACTTTTAGGGCTTTAAAATCATCATCAGttttgaaaaattgtgactttagACTAAATTCATCAAAACCATTTGTTGATAATTTGAGTCCAAAAAAGGGTTTGGAATCTACAAAACAAGTGAATGTGAGTGAAGGGTATGATGATGATTGCTCTACATTATGTAGTGGAAAGTTTAATTCTGAGAAAGATCATCAAGATGAGAAGTTGTATCATCATGGTGTTGTTATTCAATCCCCGATTTTCGCCTTGCCACAATATCAACAACCTGTTTGTTCTTCATCAATG GTGAATATCTCATCAGGGATATCATCATCATCTGTTACAAATTATCAGATGGAGCCCCCTTCAAACCAAAGTTACCATGGCTATAATTATTTACCTCTATGGCCAGATGAAGTGAAG AGGGTTGGCATAAAAAGACCATATACATTCCCTCCAGAGTTCCCTCCTGTCCCAACATTTCACTGCAAATTTCCTCCACGCTATGATGCCCCTATGTGCACAGCAAATTCAGACTCAAGAACTTATCTTAAAAG AGAAGTTCCTTTAAAATCAAGGAATGTTGTTAGACAAAATAGAGCTCTCAATGGAGATTTTCTCACATTGGCTCCTCCTACAGCTGTTGGTGCAGTAAATCAGCAAGTTTTTCCTAATTTATCCCCTCAGAATATCGAGCTGTTTAAATTCGAGACTCTACCCTTTCAA TTCCTGAAGAGCCTAGCACTAGGTCAAGCCTAA